CGCTGTTCGACCTGGAAGAGAGCCACGCGCTCTATGAGCGCGAAGGCGTTGAGGCGTACAGCGACTACCAGCGCGCGCACGAGGACGATGTCCTGGCCCCCGGCATCGCGTTCCCGGTCGTGCGCAAGCTGCTGGCGCTCAACGCCGGCGCCGCCGAAGACACGCCCCGCGTCGAAGTGATCCTGCTGTCGCGCAATTCCGCGGATACCGGCCTGCGCATCTTCAACTCGATCCAGCACCACGGCCTGGGCATTGTGCGCGCCACGTTCACGGCGGGCGAGGCGACCTGGCCCTACGTGAAGCCGTTCGGAACCGACCTGTTCCTCTCGGCGAACCCGGAATCGGTGCGCCGTTCGCTGGAACACGGCATCGCCGCCGCCACCATCCTGCCGGCCAGTGCGCCGCAGCAGCAGCGGCACGAGCACCAACTGCGCATCGCCTTCGACGGCGACGCCGTGATCTTCAGCGACGAAAGCGAACGCATCTCGCGGGAGCAGGGCGTCGAGGCCTTCGGCAAGCATGAGCAGGCGCGTGCGCGTGAGCCGCTGTCCGGCGGCCCGTTCCGCAACTTCCTGTCGGCCCTGCACCAGCTGCAGCAGGTGTTCCCGGCCGACGAGCGTTCGCCGATCCGCACGGCCCTGGTGACCGCACGTTCGGCGCCCGCGCACGAACGGGTGATCCGCACGTTGCGCGAATGGGGCGTGCGCCTGGACGAAGCGCTGTTCCTCGGCGGCCGCCACAAGGGGCCGTTCCTGGAAGCGTTCGGCGCGGACATCTTCTTCGACGACTCGCAGCACAACATCGACAGCGCCCGCCAGCATGTCGCCGCCGGCCACGTCCCGCATGGTGTCGCCAATCCCTGACGTTCGGGCAATCCGCGCTACAGCGGCAACCGGATATCGGTCAGCCGCCAGCGCAATCCCTGGCGGGTGAACACGAATACGAGCGGATCGCCGTCGGCATCGTGGATGGTCGCAGTGAATCGCGACAGCGATTCGTAGTGGTGGGTGGCTTCCTTCAACGGATCGGCCGGCACGGCGGGTGCGTAGGTATCGCCACCGACGGTTTCGCCCACGGCGCGCTTCCAGGTGGCCCGGCCCTCCAGGATCGCGGCGATGCCCATCGGCGTCACCAGCGTGTCCACGCCGCGGCCGAGCAGGCTGTTCGCGATCGAGAGCGCGGCCGCGCCGAACAGGTTGGACGCGACGTCGGTACCGGCGCGTCGCGCCAGTGCATCTTCCACCTGGGCCCGCAGGTTCACCCGCAACGCGGGGAAGTCGACGTGTTTCTGCAGCCGGCCGGTGTCCTGCTCGGCCAGGGCCGTGCGGATGCCATGGATGGCGAGGTACGGTCCGGCGACGACATAGGCCGCCAGGCCGAGTACGGCGGCCAGCAGCAGTCCGATCACGAGCGACTTTTTCATCGGCAAGGCCTCCGGCTCAGAATTCCAGGTCCAGCGCGGCGCACAGGTAATCCACGAACGGTCCCAGCGCTTTCAGGTCGCCGGCCACGGTCTGCCGCAGCCGCGGCCCTGTCATCGTCGCATCATCCAAGGAGCGCCAGAACACGAAGTTGCGGTGCTTGAGATCCTCGATGAACTCGAAATCGGCGGGGAACCCGCGCGGGGCGCGCACCAGCTTTTCGCTCTCCTCGAACTCGAACCGGCGCCGGAACGCGGTCTCGTGCGCGGCTTTCTTCCAACTGCCGGGATTGTCGAGGATGAACTGCCGCACGCGACGCTGGGTGTCGGGTTCCGGATGCCAGAGGCCGGCGCCGACGAAGCATTCGCCCGGCTGCAGATGCAGGTAGAAAGAGGGGGCGGGGACCTGTTTGTGGCGCTCGTGGAACAGGCGCGCGCCCTGCCAGGACTTGTACGGCGACTTGTCGTTGGAGAATCGGGCGTCGCGGTAGATCCGGAACAGCGAGCCGCCGACCGTCTTCGGCTCGGAGCGGAAATGCAGGCTGACCGCGGCGAGGTCGGGCTGCAGATCGGTCAGCAGGCGGAGGAAGGGCTGGCGCACATGGTCCTCGTATCGGGCCTTGTGCGTGTTGAACCAGGTCTTGTCGTTGTGTCGCGCCAGCCCGCGCAGGAACTTGAAGCTGGCATCGGAGAAGTAGGTGGCCATGTGCCGATTGTAGTCAGGCCGGTGTCAAATGGCCGACAACGCCGCCCTCAATGAGGCCGTCCGCGTCAGAGGCTGGCGCCCAGGTCGTTGCGCCATTGCTGCACATGATCCAGCAGGGCCAGGCGCGGACCATCCCCGGCGTGGGCAATGCGCAGTGCAGCGACGTCCTGATCGAACGTGGCGAAGTCCAGTTCGGAAAGCCCGCTGTCCGTCTGCAGGCGCGTGCGGCGGTAGTCGTCCCAGCGCGCACGCTCGGCCGCGTCCAGCGTGCCCGGCCAGTTGCGCGCGCGATAGCGGAACAGCAGCTCGGGCAGGCGCGGGTCACGGAAGCCGAAGTCTCGCTGGCCCAACAACGCAGGCGGCGTCGTGCGCACGTCGGTGAAGCGGCGCTTGTCGGCGTCGGCAAGGAACCCGTCGTACAGCGAGCCATCGACGTCGCCGCGCGGGTACTCCTGCGCGCCGGCGAACACCTGGCGCACCTTCTCGGCCAGCTCGGGGCCCGCCTGGCGAAGGGCTTCGGCGTGACGTGCGACGCGATCGGCGTCGATCCCCATGCGTTGCAGGTCGTCCGGCCGCAGATGGGCCCACGCCACCAGGGCCGGCGCCTTGTTGAGATGGACTTCCTTCAGCGGGATGCGCTGCTCGCCCTCGGGCAGGTCGGCGGCCGGCGTGTAGAGCCGGTCGGCGATGTCCGCGGGCGCCATCGCCAGCAACGGTGCCGGATCGGCGTCGAGATCGAACACCACGATGCGACTGTCGAAGCGTGGATGGCGGGCGAGCGGCAGCACCGGCGCGGCGCACAGGCGGCTGGCGGGGTAGCGCTGCGACACGTGCAGGACCGGCTGCATCGCGGTGGTGTCCAGCAGACGCGCGGCGAAGCGCTTGTCGCGCAATTGCAGCGCGTAATCCCACAGGCGCGGCTGGGCCTGGCGCATCAGGCGCGCCAGCCCGATGGTGGCGACGACGTCCGACAGCGCTTCGTGGGCGTCGCCATCGCGCACACGGTTGGCCAACGCGAGGTGCT
This genomic stretch from Pseudoxanthomonas sp. CF385 harbors:
- a CDS encoding DUF2461 domain-containing protein, whose product is MATYFSDASFKFLRGLARHNDKTWFNTHKARYEDHVRQPFLRLLTDLQPDLAAVSLHFRSEPKTVGGSLFRIYRDARFSNDKSPYKSWQGARLFHERHKQVPAPSFYLHLQPGECFVGAGLWHPEPDTQRRVRQFILDNPGSWKKAAHETAFRRRFEFEESEKLVRAPRGFPADFEFIEDLKHRNFVFWRSLDDATMTGPRLRQTVAGDLKALGPFVDYLCAALDLEF
- the sbcB gene encoding exodeoxyribonuclease I; this translates as MSASFLFYDLETFGADPRRSRLAQFAAIRTTPALDVIDEPISFFVQPADDLLPSPVATLITGITPQHALREGVNEAEAFARIADEMGRPETCTLGYNSLRFDDEFVRHGLFRNFHEPYEREWRGGNSRWDLLDVMRLMRALRPDGITWPRREDGATSFKLEHLALANRVRDGDAHEALSDVVATIGLARLMRQAQPRLWDYALQLRDKRFAARLLDTTAMQPVLHVSQRYPASRLCAAPVLPLARHPRFDSRIVVFDLDADPAPLLAMAPADIADRLYTPAADLPEGEQRIPLKEVHLNKAPALVAWAHLRPDDLQRMGIDADRVARHAEALRQAGPELAEKVRQVFAGAQEYPRGDVDGSLYDGFLADADKRRFTDVRTTPPALLGQRDFGFRDPRLPELLFRYRARNWPGTLDAAERARWDDYRRTRLQTDSGLSELDFATFDQDVAALRIAHAGDGPRLALLDHVQQWRNDLGASL
- a CDS encoding 5'-nucleotidase produces the protein MADNTPRLLTVAVTSRALFDLEESHALYEREGVEAYSDYQRAHEDDVLAPGIAFPVVRKLLALNAGAAEDTPRVEVILLSRNSADTGLRIFNSIQHHGLGIVRATFTAGEATWPYVKPFGTDLFLSANPESVRRSLEHGIAAATILPASAPQQQRHEHQLRIAFDGDAVIFSDESERISREQGVEAFGKHEQARAREPLSGGPFRNFLSALHQLQQVFPADERSPIRTALVTARSAPAHERVIRTLREWGVRLDEALFLGGRHKGPFLEAFGADIFFDDSQHNIDSARQHVAAGHVPHGVANP
- a CDS encoding DUF2939 domain-containing protein; translation: MKKSLVIGLLLAAVLGLAAYVVAGPYLAIHGIRTALAEQDTGRLQKHVDFPALRVNLRAQVEDALARRAGTDVASNLFGAAALSIANSLLGRGVDTLVTPMGIAAILEGRATWKRAVGETVGGDTYAPAVPADPLKEATHHYESLSRFTATIHDADGDPLVFVFTRQGLRWRLTDIRLPL